Within Hoplias malabaricus isolate fHopMal1 chromosome 16, fHopMal1.hap1, whole genome shotgun sequence, the genomic segment agaaggttCGGGATGACTTTGGACTGGGAGAAGCAGAAATTTCAACCAAACTCTACGTCTGGGTTTTGATATTTGGAGAAGAAACTATGTCAGATTCATTTGAAAGATAAAAGCAAGTCTCCCGAAAAGAACAGAGGCTGTATATAAAGGGCAAGTGTGGACAGATTTTGTACTTCATTTAAGCAGAAATATAAGAAGTGAATGGTGGTCTTTTCTGTGACTTTCACACAATACCACAGATGTTCTCGGTTGGTGTTGAGTGTGGTCATTTTTCTGTTCCATTAAATTTTACAAGGAGCCAAGCCTTTTGTGGACACAGCAAGCTGAGTGGACCTGAGCTGAGTGGTGGGCTTTAATTGGCCGTGTAGGGCTGTGATTTTGCGTAACGATGCCCTGAGCTGATATGGTGGAGGAGGCTAAAGAGAGGCTTTGATGCTCAGCACCAGGAAACCCAAAAGCCAACACATAGAGGTAGACAGAGCTGGTGTTGGGGGTGATTGAATTGAGGGATTCCAGACCACTGtctacacaatttttttttaatgaggcaAGCGTGAGCACTAACACTTCTGGGAGATGTTTGTTAACTAGCTGGAGAGTGTGAACTGACTGTGGCCCCCCtttgcagtgaacacacacttctGAAGACCCCCCAGCACACCCCTCTGCCTCTGGGCTGCACACATCATTGAAACCAGGAGCCTTTTAAAGGGATATAAACACTTCTAAAGAGGCTGGGCTGagttagacaaatgcgcaatagAAAGCTACTTTATCTAAGAACCAGTGCTCTTAGATAAAGTTATTTTCTTCAAATTTTATAGAGTTTTATAGAAACACTATTTCTGAATAGTTGGTTAGATATTTTACTGTAATGTattaatagaaatgctcaaaaataaTTTGGAATAAAACCTCTTTCTATCCAATTGCATTCAGTGTTAGAATTGTTTTTGTCTTCTCTTCCAAAACCACCATTTTAAagataaatgtttgtttgtttcattatttatttaggtAACGTTTgatgtcattttaatatttccttatcaccatttaatattttcatatgaATAGTTAATATATTTTGCTTGTTACATCATATTATTCTCTAATAAATAACCAAATATACTACTGTTATCTAATAATAACAATCATAACAATGTAGATTACAGTACTTTGAGGTGTATGCCAGAAGGAGTTCTTATGGGAATAGCGTAATCATAAAATACTGTCATTACCTATTTTAGATATTATGTAATAATGCATTTATACTATAATAATTATAGTTATAGCAATAAATTATCATAAACAATATACCCACCTAAAGATTTTCTGCATGTTAACAGCATTCTAaagatatattatatatatatatatatatatatatatatatatatatatatatatatacaatattaaTCCCTTTCtcaaacatttttgttgttgtttactcaATGACTTTATATAACTGTTTTTGCCAATGGAGTTGGCAATCAATAAACCAGCTGACATTAGGGGGCCCAGTAATTAGTGGTCCTGCTCAAATAGGAAAAGAAAGCATCCCATGAATGACTGCGGTGTTATCTATAATCTACACAAACCTCAGCAAGTACAAACatgaaaatacaaaataaatgagtTGATAGACACAATACAGAAAGGCCATATCACGTTTATGGAGTTGTGAACGATGCATCATGGAAATGTAGCAAGTTTATTTAGTTGAAAAAAACgaagaaaaatatatacaaacttCATAAACCTTCACAGAAGCACATAAAAAGCAGCAGCCAATAAGCCTAAGGACACTGTGCTCAATGTCatgtgtgggctagaggggtataaagcatACAAGTATCAAGATCAATACGTATGGGGTGAGTTGGAATTGTGCTGGTTTTGAGATCCAGATCATCCAAAAATCACTGCCTGACCTCAATAATCCTCTCATGAATAAAGGCAAccaaatccttacagaaatattccaacTTCCAATGAAAAGCCTTCTCAGGGGGCAACCTGCATATTAGGTCTTACACATGAATACcctttattttacaataaatgttggatgagcagctGTCCCAAAGCACTTGGCTGTTAAATCTATATTATGCTGACCATGTTTTCCTTCTCTGATTTTCCTGTTGTAATTCAAAGTAAACAAgcaagcacacaaacaaacaacaatccATGTAATTAGGAATTGTTTATCAACATTTTcttccacattttttaaatgctttacaatttaataaataacttaaaatgTGTCAGTTGTGAGGTGGCGGTTGCATCTTTATAGGATCTtagtaattacataattacataagaATTGACTTTAAGTTAATGAAAATAAACCTATGACATGGCGGTGTATCTGTGTCAGCCTGCTATGGGTCTAAATATGTATATGGGGTCTGCATAGAGACCATCAATCCTGGAATAACTGTATGCAGTCATCAGTGCAACTGTCAGTCATGTCCTCTGTCAGGCTTTATCTCTGGGAGATAAAAGCAGTTTAAAGtctcattacaaaaaaaaaaaaaaaaaaaaagaattggcACTCGATGCCTATTCAAACCCATGGCGTGACAACAGAACAGTTCTGTAAGTTGCTTTGCTTTTGCACAAAACCACCAGATACTCTGGGGATGGACGGTGCATGAAAGAAAAAGGTGAGACAATATTAAGAGAGTCATTCAACTGAAGTGATTATGAATAACCCTGGCCCCACCCATCCACATTAGTCCCCCAGATACAAGCCCTGCCCAGGATATAATGCAAGGGAAGAGTGAGCCACCCCACCAAAGAGCAagcagtgtgagagaaagagtggacACCCATTTACAGCTTTACTGCCTTTTCGGTCACATATACagctggttctctctctctctctctctctctctctctcactctctctctctctctctctctcacacacacacacactatgtactctcactccctttctctttgagacacacacaccacacacacacacacacacaattcactCAGCTCATTCACAGACACGGGTCAGGCAGCCTCACGTTTCACCTTGCTCTGCCCCTGACTGGGAGCAGAGGGAGCGTCTGCAAGGTGTAGCCATCAGACAGGACAGTTCTTGCACAGCTGAATGAAGTTTAGTCAAGCAACCTGAGTGCGCCGGAGAAACCCGAGAAGAGCTGGAACCTTCTTTGGAGATGGGATTACAAAGTGCCACATCAATTCTGTGAAGCGCAAGTGTTGGCCTCAGCAAAGAAAAAGGACCACAAGGTACCTCAGCGCAGCCGAAATCCTTCAAGTACCTCGAGGAGTGACCGGCATCATTTAGGAGTGAAAGCTTTGAAAGGTTCTTACTGACCTTTCTGAATGGTTCCTGCTGGAAGCAGCCAGCGTGTCGAGAGGCAGCGAACAGAGTGCAAAATCATGCCGAATGCTTGCGCAAGGTGCACCTCGGGAGTCTGACCCATCATGTGCCAATGGACCTCAGCCGACCTCACCTCCATTGGCTCGGCCCAGCTCAGGCTACCCCTTTCACCTCGATCCCTGTCACTCGGCTTGGCGTACCTCTCCCTGCTCTTTCTGGCCAGCGCCGCTCTTGGAGGTTGCCCGACCGGACTGGGGCATGACCCCTTCCGCATACTGGCGCGGAGCACCAACTGTTCATGGACTCTGGAGCGGCACACGCGCAGCTACAACCACCTAGAGGGCGACGTGCGGCTGAGGCGCCTGTATTCCGCCAACAAGTTCTTCCTCTGCATTGACAAGACGGGCAAGGTTGATGGCACCCGGCGCAAGAACTATCCTGACAGTGAGTAGTCAGCAGATATGTTACCCTTTCTAATGTGTGCCTGGGAAGGGTGGGGAGCTCGTTATATTGTACTTTTCACTTTTACTGCCATGAGTGCGCAGTCTTATCTTTCACTTCTTTTAATGGCTGATTTATTGCTCAGGATTCCTCTGCCCTCACTTGGGCCATCAGAATTTAGCTTGGAGTGGTGGCATGTGTTAGAGAAGGTAACCATGGCGAGGTAGGCTCTTGAAGACTCTGAAAGTAGGGGTCGTCTTAGGCATAATGTGCCTGTTAGTGGTTCAGACTCAGCAGCAGGCTTGATTTGTTGTGGTGACCGCAAGTCTCTGCCCGGGAACTTGGACTCTCTTGAAATAGCAGGTGCAAGCAAGCGGCATGTTTGTTTTCCAAGGAGTCCACCGGGAAAATCACTCAAATGTCCCTGTCATCAAGGGGCATCCATGCTTCAAACAAAT encodes:
- the fgf22 gene encoding fibroblast growth factor 22, with translation MCQWTSADLTSIGSAQLRLPLSPRSLSLGLAYLSLLFLASAALGGCPTGLGHDPFRILARSTNCSWTLERHTRSYNHLEGDVRLRRLYSANKFFLCIDKTGKVDGTRRKNYPDSLMEIRSVSVGVVAIKSVSTGLYLAMSKKGTLFGSARYNPSCKFKERIEENGYNTYASLRWRHGGRQMFVSLNGRGKPRRGHKARRRHPSAHFLPMLST